In the genome of Sebastes umbrosus isolate fSebUmb1 chromosome 14, fSebUmb1.pri, whole genome shotgun sequence, one region contains:
- the recql5 gene encoding ATP-dependent DNA helicase Q5, which yields MTTTLQQALKTHFGFDNFRSKLQEDVVKAVVRGDRDVFVCMPTGAGKSLCYQLPAVLAEGITLVISPLIALIQDQVDHLRSLDIPACSINSKLPAGERSLILADLGSSSPKLKLLYITPEMVASPTFQPCLTDLCSRGLLSYLAVDEAHCVSQWGHDFRPDYLKLGGLRGRLPGVPCLALTATAPKSVQEDVVQSLRMRSPLSFVLPVFRNNLYYDVIFRELLPNPYVHLYDFIQKALAKDSGSNGQGCGIVYCRTRDGCETVAHQLTNLGILSKPYHAGLKTGDRTEAQNEWMQGTVLVIVATISFGMGVDKANVRFVAHWNLAKSIASYYQESGRAGRDGLPSSCRTYYSPKDVNSLTFLINKEVARKQGKRGAKDTDKTAIKDFDAMVSYCAQEACRHATISKFFGDKPPNCAGACDFCRNPKVVRAQLERAAVLSTKTEAQSKGPTGPFGFTPGLYAGGRKGYGFERFDEEGDGSGEDDGVHRKKEFTDLFKKQMKMRKVTDGQRRDFVPPDADCTLKEASSQRIPRLTVKAREHCLCLLQEALYGHQGADDAFSDILSSAVDLEYEVFKSSKSSNLYKAAVLKKVSEMKKTALGEKREGVKTDGSSESREDESKLKEEAPSSSCSSSFSEELQGFTSASEIYSMKRKRVGAGLRGSSDPFMTAKELLKSSMSDSVSNKGKESGRFCNNSSGGPGEASSAVTSSIRARANAVAASLSSPTKAGRAMSKKQQKLAEAAKSSRNISQYFAKKESPEKSQEEAEKSQEEAEKSQEEAEEEEEETPEELDATLSHAAMVVVAQESQQEHSPVTMEDVENSPVESWDVIQEESKKEVIVILNDDDDEEEETHKTEALELERLQDASIEYMTSTAEQHKPEEEAKTPPTEGLTDDIKATTGSSPPAKRSRPADRRVTFNPNVQERALLPSNEPPKPVTLKEAADIVVRYLDPFYTQGKFATKELFKSFARFLSHLLAEGRSRGKGQVKAEAKALIKKFFRGVKRCVSEADWKNLKRPNSCKTTENKE from the exons ATGACAACAACTCTACAACAGGCTCTAAAAACCCACTTTGGGTTTGACAACTTTCGGTCTAAACTGCAGGAGGATGTTGTTAAAGCAGTCGTCAGAG GTGACagggatgtgtttgtgtgcatgcccACTGGAGCAGGAAAGTCCCTCTGCTACCAGCTGCCTGCAGTGCTGGCTGAGGGTATTACTCTGGTTATATCCCCTCTAATCGCTCTCATTCAG GACCAAGTGGACCACCTGAGGAGTCTGGACATCCCTGCCTGCTCCATCAACTCCAAGCTCCCAGCAGGCGAGCGCAGTCTGATCCTGGCTGACTTGGGCAGCAGCAGCCCCAAGCTGAAGCTGCTCTACATCACCCCGGAGATGGTGGCCTCTCCCACGTTCCAGCCGTGCCTGACGGACCTGTGCTCCCGCGGCCTGCTGTCTTACCTGGCTGTGGACGAGGCTCACTGCGTCTCCCAGTGGGGACACGATTTTAGGCCAGACTACCTCAAACTGGGAGGGCTGCGTGGTCGCTTGCCGGGGGTTCCCTGTCTGGCCCTGACGGCGACAGCGCCCAAGAGTGTACAAGAGGACGTTGTTCAGTCTCTGAGGATGCGCTCGCCACTGTCTTTTGTTTTACCTGTCTTCCGCAATAACTTGTACTATGATGTGATCTTCAGGGAGCTGCTGCCAAACCCCTACGTCCACCTCTACGACTTTATTCAGAAGGCTCTGGCAAAGGACAGCGGCTCTAATGGACAG GGTTGTGGGATTGTGTACTGTCGGACCAGGGACGGCTGTGAAACAGTGGCTCACCAGCTGACCAACCTTGGAATCTTGTCCAAACCATATCACGCAg GTCTGAAGACAGGAGATCGCACAGAGGCCCAGAATGAGTGGATGCAGGGGACGGTGCTGGTTATTGTAGCCACTATCAGCTTTGGTATGGGAGTAGACAAGGCCAATGTCAG GTTTGTAGCTCACTGGAACCTCGCTAAGTCCATCGCCAGCTACTACCAAGAGTCTGGGCGAGCTGGGAGAGACGGACTGCCCTCCTCCTGTCGCACATACTACTCCCCGAAAGATGTGAACTCACTTACCTTCCTCATCAACAAGGAGGTCGCCCGCAAACAG GGAAAACGCGGCGCAAAGGACACCGACAAAACAGCCATTAAAGACTTTGATGCCATGGTGTCCTACTGTGCACAAGAAGC TTGTCGTCATGCCACCATCTCCAAGTTCTTTGGGGACAAGCCGCCAAACTGTGCAGGTGCCTGCGACTTCTGCCGTAACCCCAAAGTTGTGCGAGCCCAGCTGGAGAGGGCGGCCGTCCTCAGCACCAAGACCGAAGCTCAGAGCAAAGGGCCCACCGGACCCTTCGGTTTCACGCCGGGCCTTTAtgcaggagggaggaagggcTACGGCTTTGAAAG GTTTGACGAAGAGGGCGACGGTAGCGGTGAAGACGATGGCGTACATAGGAAAAAGGAGTTTACAGACCTCTTCAAGAAGCAGATGAAAATGCGGAAG GTAACTGACGGTCAGAGGAGAGACTTTGTTCCCCCGG ATGCTGACTGCACACTCAAAGAGGCCAGCAGTCAGAGGATCCCCAGACTCACTGTAAAG GCCAGAGAGCACTGCCTGTGCCTCTTGCAGGAAGCATTATATGGCCACCAGGGGGCAGACGACGCATTCAG TGACATCCTGTCTTCAGCGGTGGATCTTGAGTATGAGGTCTTCAAGAGCAGCAAGTCCTCCAACTTGTACAAAGCCGCTGTCCTAAAGAAG GTAtcagagatgaagaaaacagcACTTGGCGAAAAGAGAGAAGGTGTCAAGACTGACGGCAGCAGCGAATCCAGAGAAGATGAGTCAAAACTCAAAGAGGAAGCACCGTCATCCTCTtgttcttcctccttttctgaAGAGCTGCAGGGGTTCACATCCGCATCTGAGATCTACTCC ATGAAGCGTAAGAGAGTCGGAGCAGGCCTGAGGGGATCATCCGACCCCTTCATGACTGCTAAGGAACTGCTGAAGTCCTCCATGTCGGACAGTGTGTCCAACAAGGGGAAAGAGAGCGGCAGATTTTGCAACAACAGCTCAGGAGGCCCCGGAGAAGCATCCTCGGCCGTAACGTCGTCCATCAGAGCCAGAGCGAACGCCGTCGCCGCCTCCCTGAGCAGCCCGACGAAGGCCGGCAGAGCCATGAGCAAGAAGCAGCAGAAGCTAGCGGAAGCGGCGAAGAGCTCCCGCAACATTTCCCAGTATTTTGCGAAGAAAGAATCACCGGAGAAAAGCCAGGAGGAGGCGGAGAAGAGCCAGGAGGAGGCGGAGAAGAGccaggaggaggcggaggaggaggaggaggagacgccGGAGGAACTTGATGCCACGTTATCTCATGCCGCGATGGTGGTGGTCGCTCAAGAAAGCCAGCAGGAACACTCACCTGTCACTATGGAGGATGTAGAGAACAGTCCTGTGGAATCTTGGGACGTGATCCAAgaagaaagtaaaaaagaagTAATAGTTATacttaatgatgatgatgatgaagaggaggaaaccCATAAAACAGAGGCGTTGGAGTTGGAGCGGCTTCAAGACGCATCTATAGAGTATATGACGTCCACTGCAGA acaacacaaacCAGAGGAAGAAGCTAAAACACCTCCAACAGAAGGG TTGACAGATGACATAAAAGCCACCACAGGGTCGTCTCCTCCGGCGAAGCGCAGCCGCCCCGCAGACAGAAGAGTAACCTTCAACCCCAACGTGCAGGAGAGGGCCCTGCTCCCCTCCAACGAGCCACCCAAGCCTGTGACGCTGAAGGAAGCGGCTGATATCGTGGTCCGCTACCTGGACCCCTTTTACACTCAGGGAAAGTTCGCCAccaag GAGCTGTTTAAGTCCTTCGCCCGCTTCTTATCTCACCTTCTCGCAGAGGGGAGGAGTCGGGGGAAAGGCCAAG TTAAAGCAGAAGCCAAAGCTCTCATCAAGAAGTTCTTCCGAGGAGTCAAGCGCTGTGTGAGCGAGGCAGACTGGAAGAACCTTAAAAGACCGAACAGCTGTAAAACCACAGAGAACAAGGAATGA
- the LOC119501401 gene encoding butyrophilin subfamily 3 member A3-like gives MMQCFHFMVEPAKNFTAKIKESRKRARNEKREPLDEDQLFVVDLARDLSRVCQRSSVLENIWNLEDTWPTSLCRVFILEWASMLESKKRPMQTDGWPEMDEVKQPHMLNEQDLLQAKSVIISWIKDLRAQPEQSVWPGEPVAKVLEDLQSAWRWGRTPNLLTAMELVFWTLIVQRPDKDTIPQQWLMWKQRTQKIGAMSYIPQPVWDWISDAEVEVTLDLDTANPDLLITNEKRMRCSLERKEIPNYHQRFDGWWCAVGMDGFGSGRHYWEVEVGERDFRLGVAKESALRKGFKSLNTDTGYLSLRLERGTELKALTVPYTALPPHLIPRKVGIYLDYDIGQLSFYDVDKHVHIYTYNESFDEKLYPLFGTVEIIKDLVIKSPDAKTQCLCPVPCLWG, from the exons ATGATgcagtgttttcacttcatggtGGAGCCGGCCAAGAACTTTACGGCCAAGATAAAG GAATCACGCAAGAGAGCGAGGAATGAGAAGAGGGAGCCTCTGGATGAGGATCAGCTGTTTGTTGTGGATCTGGCTAGAGATCTGAGCCGAGTGTGCCAG AGGTCATCAGTCCTGGAGAACATCTGGAACCTTGAGGACACCTGGCCAACATCTCTCTGCAGGGTCTTCATCCTAGAGTGGGCCTCCATGTTAGAGAGCAAG AAGAGGCCGATGCAGACAGATGGCTGGCCCGAGATGGACGAGGTCAAACAGCCTCATATGCTTAATGAGCAGGACCTGCTGCAGGCCAAATCTGTGATCATCAGCTGGATCAAGGACCTGAGAGCTCAGCCTGAG CAAAGCGTGTGGCCCGGGGAACCTGTGGCAAAGGTTCTGGAGGACTTGCAGTCAGCCTGGCGTTGGGGCCGCACGCCCAATCTGCTCACTGCTATGGAGCTGGTGTTTTGGACTTTAATTGTGCAGCGCCCAGATAAG GACACCATTCCGCAGCAGTGGCTCATGTGGAAGCAGAGGACTCAGAAGATTG GTGCCATGTCCTACATTCCTCAGCCAG TGTGGGATTGGATCTCAGATGCGGAAG TGGAGGTGACTCTGGATCTGGACACAGCCAACCCTGACCTGCTCATCACCAACGAGAAGAGGATGCGCTGTAGCTTAGAGAGGAAGGAAATTCCCAACTACCACCAACGCTTCGACGGCTGGTGGTGCGCCGTCGGGATGGATGGCTTCGGCTCCGGCCGCCactactgggaggtggaggtgggcgAGCGGGACTTTAGGCTGGGCGTGGCCAAAGAGTCGGCCCTGAGGAAAGGCTTCAAGTCCCTGAACACAGATACGGGTTACCTGAGCCTGCGTTTGGAGAGGGGCACCGAGCTGAAGGCGCTGACGGTACCCTACACCGCCCTGCCGCCCCACCTCATCCCCCGCAAGGTGGGCATCTACCTCGACTACGACATCGGCCAGCTGTCTTTCTACGACGTGGACAAACACGTCCATATTTACACCTACAACGAGAGCTTCGACGAGAAGCTGTACCCCTTGTTTGGTACAGTGGAGATCATCAAGGATCTGGTGATCAAGTCTCCAGATGCTAAGACCCAGTGTCTCTGCCCCGTGCCCTGCCTCTGGGGTTAA